From Rhea pennata isolate bPtePen1 chromosome 20, bPtePen1.pri, whole genome shotgun sequence:
AATCTGGAAACTAGTGCTAGAAGTCACAAGATGATcttatgaaaaggaaaaccCAGGCGAAATATCAAACTGCTCTTTTTTGTGCAAACTGGCAGTTCCCTGTCGTCTGTGCAAGCAGTGTTAGAGGGAGGATGTGGGAACAGGTGAGAGCAGGACTGGGATTGCCTGCAAGTTGCCCAACACTGCACTAAAAGTCCAGCAAACCTGGCTCAGTGATTGAAATCTAAGTGCACAGACGTCTAGTGTAGAAGAGAAAGGTTACCTCCTCTCTATCACCTTTCTCTGTAGATCACTTAGAAATTAGCTGTATCTGCTAAATGATTTCAATCGCATGTTGTGATTGcttcttattttcaaatgtattttaatcacagaatcCGTGGTAGTTTTAACTAGAAAGTTACCAGCATCAACAAGCCctataatgcattttaaaactattttttactTCTTAGATGGTGTTCGTTCCTACAATCCAGTGGATTTAAATATGGAAGGGAAAATCTAAGAGCACTGGGAATATAAGAGTGGGAAAGCAAGCCACAACGGGACTCTGCGCTGCTGTCTGTCTGCAAGTGAGCAGAATAAATCACTtttggaaaaatggaaaaaaaggcacCAAGAAATGAGACCCAGCCCCTGACTTCCAAGAAAGACGTCTCAGACTGTAATGAAGGAGAAGACTGTAAAGAGAATGAACTTCTGGTCAGAAACCCTAAATCTGCTCTGCGACTAATGGAAGATGGGAATAAAGTCCATCCTAGCCAGGGAGATAAAGGAGAGGCAGCTCAAATCTCAAATGGTTATTCAGGGATTCAGAGCTCTGTTCCTTGCAATGGAATGGGAGAGGTAGAAGATGCCCAGtgcactgccccagcagccACAACCACCACTACAACCACCACGTCGACCACCTGTGGAGCAgaaggccagcagcagctgatggAGCTAGaagacagagagacctggagtAAAAAAATTGACTTTCTGCTCTCTGTCATTGGGTATGCAGTGGATCTGGGAAATGTGTGGCGATTTCCTTATATATGCTATCAAAACGGAGGAGGTCAGTGACCAGTTCTATATGCTGTTCCTTAATACTGAACTTCCTTGCTTATAAATGGATAAGCTTAGTGGCTCATTTTAATATCACAAATGACAAATGACTATGGGGAAATTACCAATCTTTCAAGCAGACTGAAAAACCTAAAAACTGCAACAGGATAACTAGAAACTATTTAGCAAGATATAAAAATCAGTACAGCTAGAAATTGAGAGCTGGTTAGGTGCAGAATAACCTCCCAAGAGAAGAGACTGAATCCTTgacaaaaagaatatttaaaaccaaattAATCAACATGTCAAAACACTCAGTAGGAATGCTAAGTCTTAGTCTCACTACATTTCAGCTAATATAAAATCTAATGAAGGAGAACTTGAAAAGACTTTTGTCTCCATGATGTACCTAGAcgttttactgaagaaaataattattttatgtgTATCCTCTCTTACAATTTGTATGCTAGGTAGACAGCACAGTCTTTGTGAATCCTAGGTATACTTGCTAGAGAAATGTGAGAAGTTTCACCTGAGTGTTCCTTCTTATTCACGCAGCTAAGTACTTACTCATATGAGAAATCCCACGTTAATTCAGCATGGCACACTGGCTGGGGGGATATATGCATTTTCCCTGTGGGACAGAAGGAACTGTTGTTTATGGCGATGGCGTGCTGACACTATTGGAAGAGAACTACTATGAAAAGTTATAAtcatctgcttgctttcttgcagGAGCATTCCTCATCCCTTACACAATTATGGCCATCTTTGGAGGTATTCCTCTCTTCTACATGGAGCTAGCACTAGGACAGTACCACAGGAACGGGTGCATTTcaatttggagaaaaatttGTCCTATATTCAAAGGTAATGAAGGAAAATGGAGAATTACTAGGAACTTTCAGAATAACTGGAAGATTTTCCTATAAAgatgaaatttctgaaaaaacttctgaaaatctcagaaaCTAAAGTAAGGCTCATTTAGACACAGGATTTTGGCTTTGCAAAGAAAGCTTTCATAAAGCTTTAGTACATCTGCAGATGTGTGTGTGCTCATATACATGTACTCTCATATGCATGTACGATATGCAAGACTCCAAATGACTTGAAAGAGGCCTTTCTCTGCTAGAAATCTAGTTTCTTGACCTAGAAAAATTCCCCAAAATAAACAACTAATGAAGTAAATACAACATAACTGAACTCAacacaaatttgaaaaaaaggaagcagaaagatctataatttctgtttcaaaaatactgtaaagaaATTATTCCCGCTCTTCAATCTGTTTGTCTCTCAATTGCTATCCTACCAAAGAGTCTTTTTAGAGTAGAAGGACCTGTTCTATTTGTTTGTTACCATTGTTCCCAGTGTTAAAGCCCtggttttgtctttgttttttactgaaGTAGGAGATGTGTATTTCTAAATTCCAGATTttagaaacagatgaaaaaactATATAAGCACTTTCTGTCTTGAATAATGATGCTTTTCTGCAATCAGAGCCTGAGTCTTTTTGAAGACACAAGAAATTCCAGTGTTGTAGACACTTGACAGGGTATGTGTACCTTGTGCAGGGATGCCTGAGACAGTTACTAATCGTACTTGATGTGAATAACcaattccttctcttttctagcCCTAAAAGTTACACTCACACTCACTCTCATGTAACTATTTCCTACCTTACTAGGAATTGGCTTTGCCATCTGTATAATAGATCTTTATGTAGCCTCCTATTACAATACCATTATGGCGTGGGCCTTTTACTACCTCATATCCTCCTTCACAACGGAGCTGCCCTGGATTAGCTGCACAAATGCTTGGAATACAGGCAACTGCACTAACTACTTCAGCAAGGACAATGTCAGCTGGGCCCCACACTCCATCTCTCCCGCAGAAGAATTTTATACGTAAGTGCATGTAAGTGGAGACAGTAATATGAGACAGAATGGCAGAATATGTAGCAAGCTTTTCTCCGAAGGGGCAGAAGGGGTATTTAGTAATGGTACTCTACTCTGAACTACTCTTATAATAAATATCTGTAGCTGTCTGTATGCATAAGGTGTGGGGAGGTTACTCCAACTTTCCATTTTATATCAGAAGTTTCCAAATTTTCTAGCCATTATCAGCTCTCATCATTTGTCATTGATCATTTTTGGTGTACCATTAATGtaaagcttttaattaaaaaataaaataaaaaataacatggCTCTGAAGACTACTTATCAAGGCTTCAGGACTACTAGTAGTGCTCAGACCACAGTATGGGAACAACTGCTCAAAGCGTACTTAACATAAGTATTTGTTACAAAAATATCTAtattgtgcttttctttcctctttcagccGCCAAGTTCTACAGGTGCATAGGTCCAATGGGCTGGATGACCTGGGGGGCATTAGCTGGCAATTGACCCTCTGTTTATTGTTAATCTTCACCATTGTATACTTCAGCATCTGGAAAGGGGTCAAAACATCTGGCAAGGTGAatggaaaagcaagagaaatcaTTTGGTATAGTACAGTTTTGCAGCAGTTCTGAAGGAGCCGATTAACATGTCAGAAAGTTGTTCTAGACCGTCTTCAGAGCAGGGATTACGTCTTCTTGTATTTGGGAAGCATTTAGCAGAGTGACTGCTATTGTTATCTAAATCATATATAACAATGACTTGTGCCACTGCTCTGTGGACGAGAACAACCCTGCCCAGAGAAAGCCTGGCTATATGTGCATAAATTGCCTGTTTACAGAATTTTGAGACTTTCATATGAAGCTGTTATAAATGCTAAGGGTTATCATTTGTTTAACTCATTATTCTCATTATCAACTGTTAATTTTCTACCCATAGCAAATGCTATACCGATGTTTTCCCTCACAGGTGGTATGGGTGACTGCCACATTCCCTTATGTCATACTCTTCATCCTGCTAGTGAGAGGTGCAACTTTGCCTGGTGCCTGGAGAGGTGTCCTCTACTACTTGAAACCTGACTGGCAGAAACTCCTGGCCactgaggtaaaaaaaaaaaaaaaaaaataaggggagagagagagagagagagagagagagagagagagagagagagaggttcACTTTTAgcctatatatgtgtgtgtttatcaGCACGTCTATATCCATGCTTATTAGCAGTATGGAGCATGATTAAACAGACAGCATAGACTTCATCATTAGTGATATGATAAAAAAGTGACCAAACAACATTTCTCCTGGAAAATGGGGGACAGCCCAGCACTGAGTGAGGAGCTATTATAATTACTACTACATTGCAGCACAACCCTTCACCTATTATAGTCACACAGAGCAAAGTGGAGTCTCTATCCACCAACTGAAGTGTGACTCCAACAAAGATGAGTGGACATGTGTAAATGCATGTGGAGAAGGAATAAATGAACCACCaagatctgaaaagaaaagaggagtcAGGAGAAGACTAACCTAACCAAAAACCCCCAAATATTCCAATATCTGATTTAGCTTTGAACAGTGTGGATGACAAGCAGCCCATCAGGCTCAAGGCTGCTTTTACTTCACCGCATATGAAAGACTCTAGTGGGCAGGATAATAGAAAAAGCCCAAAGCAATAAATActacaaataaaaagattaaaaattctAATGTTTGCAAgtctgctgctgcccagctgatATGGAGAGTTTTGaatgaagaggaaatgaaaagacaCCACTGTCTGATAAAGCAGCATCTCCAATAGGGGACCACATcttctgaaaaagcaataaaggGCATTGATATTGTATTGGATGTATCTGAAGTGAGGACAGCAGATTGCAATCTGCGTGCTGGACGATGACAGAGCTCTATCTGTGGATGGTACAGGATGGCCTCACACGACAGATGAGAATATTAGAAATGAGTTGCAATGAAGTTCATGTTTCAATCAAAAGAGGATAAATGAGTCGGGACTTTTACCTTCAGAAAGAACTGATATTAGTACTTTGGAAACACTACTCATTAAGGCTATGGCCACTTTCCAAGTACAACAGCCTTTTCATAACACGATCATCACACTTGCATCTGTCACGACTTCACCAGAGTTGAATCAAGTCCTTATAACTAGACATGCGTCCTCACTGTCAAATATACTTTTACAAGTCCAGGAGAAAACCGGGCAGCAGTCATCTACTGCCTTGCCCAGTTGACACGTCCGCACAGTCAAACACTGGACTATTGCACAGAAGAAagtttggaggaagaaagatgGGCCAAACCCATTGCAAAATCATGGATAGGAAGCTCCCTATATACTGCAAAAGCTGTTAGACTCACTACAGGCAATCACTGTGAATTATGTAAGATGCTGTCAGAAGTGAAATTGTCACTAAGTACTTAGAATCCTgtataaagaaatacagtatcATTTCTTCCTATGGTGAAACTCTATTCAGATAAATCCCAATGACATCaccaaagaaaacaagcacaCCAAAGACACAAGTATAGCGGATATTTAGACTGCTCACAAATCTACAAAACATACATTTCAACACACATGCCTAACAAAATGGTTTAGACCAAGACTAGGATAGAGGCAGActactgaaatacagttttgtagGGCCAGTGACATTTTGAATTTGCCAgtgtgatatttttttcttgatcttaACTATTTTTCAGGTttgggtggatgcagcagctcagatttttttctcccttggtCCAGGTTTTGGGGTCCTGTTGGCTTATGCCAGCTACAACAAATTCCATAACAACTGCTACCAGTGAGTTCTACCTTATTCTATAAGTAAAATAGTGTTAAAAAAGTGTAAGTGTGAATATTTATGAAGAAGAAACAGTGCTGGTAAAGGGCATTGAGCTGTCAGACCTGTATAAATATAAATCAGACAAAAGTGTAACAGAGcaaaaaattattcaaagaaCCTGTACTCTGAAACATTCTTCTCTGTTGTGCCTACCCTAAAGAGAGATAATCTCTACCAATTACAGCAATGAGTCTAAAATGTAGGAacctgtaaaaagaaaataagaccACTCCACTACCAAACAATCAGATTATAATCATTTAATCTCTGCAGTCAGTTAGGATATGACTTTAGAGTACTGAATTGGAAtgtaattttcagttttgcttattttcttaaggattcatatttgtaaaataaattccTTAACTCCTTAATTTTCTACAGCAATtcctatcttttaaaaattgcaatatAATTCCAGCACTCAAACTAATTTGCTAGACTAATGTTACATCTGTCTGAAGTTCTTCCTTAGAAAAAGTaatgagaaaaagcagttttttcttttttccatacCTGCTGCCTGTTCTTTTCACTGCATGCCTCCAGTTCCTGCCCAGAGTCTATTCAGATAACTCAGCCCTCCTGTTAGCAAACTATCCTTTCCAGTGGATGCCAAGTACCTGATATGAGTTAGGTCTTCTGTTGCAGAGATGCTCTGGTTACCAGTACTGTGAACTGTGTGACCAGTTTTGTGTCTGGATTTGTCATTTTCACTGTGCTTGGATACATGGCTGAGATGAGGAATGAAGATGTATCAGAGGTTGCCAAAGATACTGGTAGGCTAccttttttgtatatttgtatattatcTTTGGGACTGAAAGGGCctttactttttaattactGAGTCATTTAAAAGGCAGGGCCAGGGCAGCTAATCTCAGTTTGAGCAAGTGTCTCaaattatgcaaaatatttgatatataaTTCAGGATATGGTAGCGCTTTATGTTAAAGGCACGAGTATAAATATACAGTACAGCTAAAAATCATTCTATAAGGACAAGATACAGAAGTCATACTGTATATATGACTTAGCAAACCTAGTTGTAACTGCACACTGTAGAACAGCCTGGGGGAAGCAGCTTTCCATTAGAAGGACTACATGGCACAGTGAAACAGCCTGTCTTCCCCACAGCACAACACGCTAACAATTATTCTCAATTTTCATATCAGGACCCAGCCTTCTCTTCATCACGTATGCTGAGGCCATTGCAAACATGCCTGCTTCAACTTTCTTTGCCATCATATTTTTCCTGATGTTACTCACGCTGGGCTTAGACAGCACGGTGAGTAGACAAGTGTCTGAGTGAGCAGACCTGGCAAGCTGGATGAATAGCATTTGGTGTATGGCCTTATCTCAGCAAACATCAGAAGAAATAGAATTACAAAGACtgtgctgtcatgaaagggTGTTAAAGCAGGATAGCAACAATAATCTCCATATAATTTTTGTAAGATAGCAACTCTTACTCCAATTTCAAAGTTGGAGAAACTGAGACctaaataaaactaaaagtGATTTGTCAAAGTCACAATGTGACAGTCAGTAGCAGGCCTGGGAACACAACGCAGAGCACTCGATTCATGATCTGCTGGTTGGGATGCAGCTTTCCAGGTTCCTTCTGTCTTGTAACTGTAAACTTGTAAATTAATTACTatgttgcagatttttttcacacTGATTAGATTTAAAAGGTTGGAATTGGATGTGCCCTTCTTAACAGCCTTCCAAAAAGCTGTTCTAAAAATCTCTTGCCATATGAGTCTGTTCTTGCAAATTGGCAGTGTGTTTCTTCCAGGATGGCTAACTCAGCTGATGTCTCTATCTTGGTTTTACTGAGCCATTTACTACTCATCACCATCTTATTACTTGTAACAGAGTACTTCTCTAAGCACTTTCTACAGAAGTGCTCCACCTTAACTAAAAAAACTCTGAAGGGTAGTCTGAACAACAGCCACCCCAGCACTACAGGCAGAATCGAGGACCAGCATTTCAGTGCTCTGAAgttctttttcctgttaagACTGCCCTctattttccattaatttttccGTGCTTTTCAGTTTGCAGGACTAGAAGGAATGATTACTGGAATACTTGATGAATTCCCACATGTCTGGGGCAAACGCAGGGAACTGTTTGTGCTTGGATTGATCATCATGTGCTTTTTGGGGTCATTAGCAACCCTGACATTTGTAAGTATTTTACCTACTCCTCAGGTTCGCTTACTAGCAGTTTCCTGCACATTACACCTTGGAGATGACAGAATTTTTTGAATATGATTTCAAGAAGTCAGATTAAATCTCCAGACTGTTTTCTGTATGCATTACAAATCTATACTTGGAATCAGTGAGAACACTCACTAGGAAGTGTGTTGCAAAATGACTGTATTGCAATTCAGCAAAACTCATCATATACTACACATCATAAAAGATTCAGCCCCTGCTTAAATGGCTAAACCAGTAAGCAGATAACCTTCTGAATTTCTACATGATTTACTTCTCTGTCTCCAAAGCTACAAAGCTgttaacagattttaaaaaatatattattttaattttcctcgtgtttgaaaaacatttcagattaaaaaaaaagaatgagctAAAATTATCTGCTAGAAATGGCTGTAATTTTTTGCTGGGGTGTTCTCCAGAAATTTCTAGCAATGAATTTCTAGGATCTTCCTCATCAAAGCAGGCAGAAAGTACAGTTAGTCACACCTAAATAGACCCTTCATCACCTGTgggatttcattttcataacaaacaaaattttgaattaaGAGTTGAATGATCATAAGTAACGTTGAAAAAGTATTTCACTTTCCTGGCATGTTTCACATTCCACTTACTTACTCATTTATGAACAACTCCTTCCTCATCTAAAGCATTTACTCTAGCAGGAGACCTAGTTCCTCCCTGAGACACAAcattctcctcctctgctgaTTCTAGACCTTggatggaaagaaagcaaagtaaCACCCTATCGGTTTCCCATTTGATAGCAATGGCTCAGGTTGGAGAAAGAAGATGCCGTTACAGAAGGCATGCAAAAAGCAGAGATCTCATCAAATCTCATTTGTTCATTAAAACCCAACTTGAATGGCCAGCAGATTCAgtttcagcttttctgtatggcagaaatacatttgtgggagagagggagggcaCACAGATCAGCAGCGCTCTCGAGGACTTCATAGGCAAGAACAGCCATGAAGTGACAGAACTGACTGAACTGCACATCCATGAATGTTCTGGTCCAGACAGAAACAACACAAAAACTAGTGTTACAGAATTGCCATCACTGGTGAACTCTGGTTCACTAATAATTTGCTTTCCTCTCTAGGGAGGTGCATACGTGGTAAAGCTGTTTGAAGAATATGCCACTGGCCCAGCTGTCCTAACAGTGGTGTTTCTGGAATCAGTCGCTGTGGCCTGGTTTTATGGTGAGTTTACTGCTCCACTACAAACAAGGCTAACCAGATTCCCGTAGCTCCCGCTGAACAGCATTCCCTCTGCTTCTGCAGACAGGACCActgatgtttcagaaaaagtttATATATTGCCAGATCCATGAGAATTACTACTGACTGTTCTCTGGCAGAAGTACAGTGACATCCAAAAGTAACAGGAGACCTAATATagaataaataaagatttaatgTAATTAAGAATTACAGGgacaaaactgtatttcatcATGGATTCTAAATTTATTCCCAGAACACCTACTTATGAAAAACTTGTTTCTGCTGTCACCACTCTCCTCCCACTTGTCTCCACAGGCATCACCCAGTTCTGCAGTGATGTGAAAGAAATGTTAGGCTTTACCCCAGGCTGGTACTGGCGAGTTTGCTGGGTAGTGATTAGCCCCATCTTCCTTTTGGTGAGTTTGCTttacagcctttttttccccaacccAAGAAAATTACTGTTGAATGACGCAGCTCCTTAGAGTGCTAAAAGTTCAATTACAGAACTTCCTTGTGAACTTCTCTAACAACAACTCTTGTTAAGCCAAAAATGCGCTATTAGtgagaaatcaaataaaatgctGGTAGGTCTAGATactaaatcagtattttaagtttttttgtAGACGAACTAGATAAACAAGAGTGGGTTCTCAACAACCCCCTCAGCGAACAaagttactttgttttgttgctttataTGTACctcagcaaaatgaaacaataaaagatgatgatgaaaCATACTGTCAGAGGAGGAAAACTAagataataattaaatatttactgtctCAGTAACTGCTGACTGACAACTTTAGAATATCCCACTTAAAATTTACAACAGTTAATGGTAACCTTTATAAATCTGTaattcagaaatggaaatactgtCCCAATGTTTGACTTGGCAGTATTATCAATAACATTTTAACATAGTGTTCATTTCCTGATCCAAAGTTAGTTCATACTGTCTTTTGTTGTCACTAGCCTTAGTGAGAGCAAAGCAGGTCAAGATGGAgtttaacacacacacagaatgtAGACTTAAGGCCTACAGAGTGAATTCAAAACACTGTTGTAATGATTAATGTGTttaactgattttcattttattaccTGTCAAAAAAAAGGGCTATAAATAGATGTATGacactaaaaataatttgtatacTGCTGTCTTCTTTGTGATCCTAAAACTATAAAACAAACAGAGAGGAATATAGCTTTGGTGATGTGGTTACTAGGCAAAGCTATTTGTATTCTCAGTggaaactaaactaaactaagGAAAGCCTGTAAGTTAATATGTTATTTCTCTAAATGGAAATTTTGTAATCTGATCTTTTGATGATACCCTGTGAAAATGGAGTTGGCATTCCTTCTGTGGATAGTCACAAATACTATTTATGCAGTTTTCAATGAAAAAGTTGTGCTTCACAAGAAATTTCTCAGTCACGAAGGATATGCAGGATGAAGACAATGAATCAAATTCAGAGTAAGACTCAATCacactattttttcctgctgggaACACATGGGCCCAGGAAGACTTAAAGTAATACCAAAAAACAGACACGCTTTGTAAGAAGCCTGAAACAGTACAACCTCATTCAAGCTGGACAAACCTGGTATTACACAAAATCGTCTCATTCCCTAAATCCTTTATTATGGACCTAAGACAGTTGGTCTCTGGtaagaatgacaaaaataaattagttatAGGTATGCTTTCAGATCTGAAAATAATGCAATGTTTGTTTATCCTTAAAAAAACCACTTATACTatgtatcaaaataaaaagcacgCCCAGCATGTTTATAGAAGGAGGAAATGATCACAATGGATGAGAATGAGCTATAAACTGTTAAGAAGCGTATCTTCTTGTATCATTCTAAAACAGTCAAAAGCAGGGAGAGAGTAGATCAACAGGAATAATCAAGttggaagaattaaaacatgACCTAAGGAAAAAATTCTCTCTGTTCCCACATAGTTGGTCATTTGGTACGGTATTAACTTTTAATCATACTTACTTCAAAGCAGAGATTTGTGATCACTGTAAAATTCaacagaatgacaaaataaaaagccacaTTAAAAGCTGCCATTTCAGACCACATTCATAGGCCATTTATACATCAGGCCTACTGTGATCATTGGATCCATAAACACCACACAGGAAAATATCATCATTAATCTAGCTAACACCAGAATATTGTATCCAAACTAATGTTAACATTCGCAAAGGCtgctgaaaaactgaaacatgATAGGCAAATATCAtcaaaatgatataaaatttggagaaaacatgaaacagtgaaaaatggAATCTATATACCTTAccacaaagaaaactgaaagctgtTGTTATTGCCAGGTGTAAGTACTTCGACAGTATTTGAAAGAGTTTTAGAAGAGTCTTCAGCCCAGTAaagaacagcattaaaaaaagcaatagagTGATTACAAGTTAAATACAGACAATGAAAATTCACAATGTTAATAGTTAAATATTGAACAAATGGCTAAGGAAAATGGTACACTTGCCATTTCAGATGGCCTTTTAATTAAGACTATGCCTTTCTAGAGGAAAGGCTTTAGTTGGAATCAAGTTACAGGGCTCAATACAAGGGTAACTGGATGAAATTCTATGTATTGGTATGGATTAATCTGATTTTGTCCATCTAACCATCTTTTTTCATTGAAGTAAATGAGTTTGgtcctgtattttctttctaatgctCCTTAGGCAAGAACCATCAGCATACTTATTTATGGAATAAACAGTCCATATGGGAATTTTTACCTTGTTTCTTTCAGTTACAGTTTGTGTTATACACCGAAGCTCCTGAGCTCATCACATTCTCTGAAGTAAAGATCAGATACtcaaatcttttaaatctaTACTAGTGACTCTTGGGATTTTTGCAGTATTAATGTGTTTAATCCTTTTCAAGTCCTactcattttgttttagttcaaTGGTACGTTGGACAGAGTTCCCTAAAATAAGTTTGTGCCATCAAAATACACGTATttatacatttcctttttccttccagttt
This genomic window contains:
- the SLC6A4 gene encoding sodium-dependent serotonin transporter translates to MEKKAPRNETQPLTSKKDVSDCNEGEDCKENELLVRNPKSALRLMEDGNKVHPSQGDKGEAAQISNGYSGIQSSVPCNGMGEVEDAQCTAPAATTTTTTTTSTTCGAEGQQQLMELEDRETWSKKIDFLLSVIGYAVDLGNVWRFPYICYQNGGGAFLIPYTIMAIFGGIPLFYMELALGQYHRNGCISIWRKICPIFKGIGFAICIIDLYVASYYNTIMAWAFYYLISSFTTELPWISCTNAWNTGNCTNYFSKDNVSWAPHSISPAEEFYTRQVLQVHRSNGLDDLGGISWQLTLCLLLIFTIVYFSIWKGVKTSGKVVWVTATFPYVILFILLVRGATLPGAWRGVLYYLKPDWQKLLATEVWVDAAAQIFFSLGPGFGVLLAYASYNKFHNNCYQDALVTSTVNCVTSFVSGFVIFTVLGYMAEMRNEDVSEVAKDTGPSLLFITYAEAIANMPASTFFAIIFFLMLLTLGLDSTFAGLEGMITGILDEFPHVWGKRRELFVLGLIIMCFLGSLATLTFGGAYVVKLFEEYATGPAVLTVVFLESVAVAWFYGITQFCSDVKEMLGFTPGWYWRVCWVVISPIFLLFVTCSFLSNPPELRLFDYNYPYWTTVVGYCIGTSSVICIPIYMVYQLIITPGTLKERILKSITPETATEIPFGDIRMNAV